Below is a genomic region from Isosphaeraceae bacterium EP7.
ATTGGTCAGCACGGTGTGGCTGTCGGTCAGGTCGAGGGCGGCCTGCTGGGCGAGTTGCTTCGCGTGGTATGTCCGAGCTCGACCCTGAAGGATGATCGTCTCCTCGAAGCATACGACGTGCAGGTCGCGGATCCGGCCGCTGGCTATCCGCTCGATGTAGTCTTCGATCTGCAGGGCCAGTTCGGCCGGCAATTGGTCGCACGCGAGCTGCCGGTAATCCATCCCGGAGAGATGCGTCGCCATGATCCCAGGCTCCCTAGTTGCGGGCGATTCCGGCGTGGCTTCCGTTGCCGAGTGGTCGGGGAGTTAATCCGGGCGGTTCATGAAATGAGGTCGGCCGGGGACAGCCGGCTTCGTCCATCCGGATCGAGGCGTCGCGTCCGCCTGCTTCCACTCGACAAAGGCTGAAGAGGGCGTTCCAAGGCCCCCTCCACCCCGTCATATTTCACGCTATCCTGGGCGTCGATCCCAGTCAATCATCGGACGTCGAAAAAATCCACGAATTTCGACGCCACGATCCGTAACGCGGAGCCGGCTAGGGTCTCGGGGCGAATCGACGGCGGCAGATTCACCGCTCAGGCGAGGCCGCTTGTCCCCTCCAGCAGCTCGTCCGCCTGGACGATCGACTCGGCCAGCTTGGCCATGGGCATCCGCCGGTCCTGGCTCTGGCGCTGGAGGAAACGAAATGCCTCGGGCTCGGAGAGCCCTTTGCGGGCCATGAGAATCCCCTTGGCGCGCTCGATCAGCTTGCGATCGCGAAGGCTCACCTCGAGTGCCTGCACGCTGTCACGCAGCTCACGGACTTCCCTCGAGCGCGCGACCGCCATCTGGATGGCGGCGTGCAGGTCGGGGCTGGTCACCGGCTTGAGTTTATAAACGAACACGCCATCTTCGGCCGCCTGGTCGATGAGGTTGGGATGTCCGTGCGCCGTCAGGATGATGACGGGGGTCCCCGGATCTTTGGCGATCTGGCGGGCCGCGGAGAGGCCGTCGAGGCCGGGCATCTCGATGTCGAGAAGGGCCACGTCGGGCAGTTGCCGGCGGCAGACCTCGATGGCCCTGTGGCCGTCGTCGACCACCGCCACGACGTCATAGCCCAGCGCCTCGAGCTGGCCTTGCAAGCCGGTGGCCACCGGCTTTTCGTCGTCGGCGACGAGGACTTTCAATGCGCGATTCAATTGACTCGAAGGCATCTGGCAATTTCCTCCACGGCAGGCATGGCCGAACACGGCCTCTCGCAACCGAGTGCCGACCGCCAAGTGCAACTCTCGTAGGGCGACCCGTCGACCACGCACGTTTTCGGCACCCTACGGCGCGTGCCGGCCCCGCCTTGACGACTCGGGGTAAGAACTAGCACAATCCGTACCTAAACCCAAACGCATTTTCGCCGGCCGACTCGTCGCGCCGGCAAGTTCCACACGACCGAAGGTGCCGACTTGAGCCGCCGGTCGATCACAGCCCTCAGGTTCCAGGATCTCGCCGTGGGCGACGAGTGGGAAAGCCCCGCCCGGACGATTACCCAGGCCGACGTGGCCGCCTTCGCGGGCCTTTCCGGCGACTATAATCCGCTTCACATGGATCACGAGGCCGCGGCGGCCGGGCCCTTCGGCGCCCCGGTGGCGCACGGCCTGCTCGGCCTGGCGGTCTCCTCGGGGCTGGCCAGCAACGCGCCTCGCGTGGAGACTCTGGCCTTCCTTTGCGTCATCCGCTGGGAATTCCTCAGGCCGATCCGCTTCAATGATACCGTACACGTCCTGACGCGGGTCGAGGCCCTGGAGTCCAGGGCGAGGGGACGCCGGGGACTGGTCACCTGGCGACGCCAGGTCATCGACCAGGCGGGCCAGGTGCTTCAGGACGGGACGATCCAGACCCTCGTCCGCGGCCGGGATGCGGTCGAGCCCGAATCCGGCGAATGACCCGCGGTGTCGTCCTCCGATGCCGGTCAAACACCACGAGCCCCATCCCGTGATCGAATATTCCACCCGGGTCGTCGTGGCCAACGACCGCTACGTTTGCCTGCAACTTCCCCCGGACTGGCCCGAGGGCGAGGCTTCAATTACCGTCACAGTCCGGGCTGCAACGGCCGCCGACGGGGTCGAGGCGGAGGCCGAACCCCCCCTCGAATCGTCGTCCTGGTCCGATCCTGTCGAGCCGGTGCGCGACGAGGTCGAATGGTGGGATGAGGGGTAGGCAGACCGTTTCTCAATGCGTCGGATCGAGATGGCCCCGAGGGTATGGCTGCGATGACGAGCATGTTCGACGTACGAGAGATCGCCCTCGTGACGGGCTCGGGCCGGGGCATCGGCCTGGGGATCGCTCGGGCGCTGGCCGGTGCGGGACTGAAGGTCATCCTGGCGGACCTCGACATTGCCTCGGCCCGGGAATCGGCCGCCGAGCTTGGCCCTGATGCCCTTGCCCTGGAACTTGACGTCTCGAAATCAGCCGGCTGGGTCTCGGCAATCGAAGCGATCCGCGCCCGGTATGGGCGGCTCGACGTCCTGGTTAATAACGCCGGGATTAGCCCGCGAGGCACGCCCGAGACCACCGATGAAGAGCTCTGGGATAGGACGATGGGAATCAACCTGAAGGGGGCCTGGCTAGGAATCAAGGCCGCCCTGCCGCTGCTCAAGGCGACCCGTGGGACCGTCATCAACATCGGGTCGACGCGGGCCACTCGCCCCTTGCCCGGCCTGTTCGCCTACGGCACGAGCAAGGCGGGTCTGCTCGGCCTGACCCGCCAGATGGCGGCGGAATATCTGGCCGAAGGTGTCACCTGTAACATGGTCGCGCCAGGCTGGGTTGACACCCCCGGCGAGCGGATCCTCCAGCGCAGCCACGGAGTCGCCAATTTCCCGGAGGGGCTCCAGAATCTCATCACGACCGATGAGGTGGGGGCCGCCGTCGCCTACCTCATCTCGCCGCTGGCGCGCAAGATCAACGGCATCATCCTCTACCTGGACGCCGGCCTCCACGTCGCAGACGACGCCGGGATGGTTTACCTCCCCGGCATCTCCCACGGCCGTTACACCCAGACTGGGATGGATTGATTCGCACTGCCGGCGGCGGCCTCAGTATTTGGCAAGCTCGGTGACGTCGCACCCTGGGTTCGTCGCTCGGACCAGCTCGGTGGCCCCGTCGAGGATCATCTTCAGCTCGCTGCCGACGGCGATGAACTTCCAGCCCTGCTCGACCCGCTTCTTGGCGGCTTCGATCGAGGTGACGTGCAGGCCGCACGGGACCCCCTGACGATCGGCTGCTTGCTTGATGCGGGTCAGGGTCTGCTCCATCAGCTCGGCGGAGGGCGGGGTCCCGTCGGGGTCGCGGAGTGTGGCGGCCAGGTCGTTGGGACCGACGAAGATGGCATCGATGCCGGGCACCGCATAGATCTCGTCGGCGATGTTCACGGCATCGATGTGCTCGGTCTGGATCACGACGAGGATCTCGTCGTTGGCACGCCGGTAATACTCGTCGGCGGTGGCCCCGTAGTTCATCGCGTGCAGACCGCCCCCGACCGACCGATTCCCTTGGGGGGCGTAGCGGGTGGCCGCGACCATGGCGGCGGCCTCAGCGGCGGTCATCACCATGGGCACAACAATGCCCATAGCCCCGCAATCGAGGACTTGCTTCACGTACTCGTGCTTCGAAGCCGGAATCCGGGCCAGCGGGACGCAGCCGGCATCGGCGATGGCGCCAAACATCATCGCGGCAGTCTGGAGGTCGACGTGCGAGTGCTCCATGTCGACGGTCAGCCAGGGGAGGCCCGTCCGGGCCAGGAACCGGGCGGCCACCACGCTGCCCAGCGATAGCCAGGTGCCCACCTGGGGCTCGCCCCGCTTCAATGCCTGCTTGACCTGATTGACCTTCACGGCGCGATCCCCCGCGG
It encodes:
- a CDS encoding response regulator; translated protein: MPSSQLNRALKVLVADDEKPVATGLQGQLEALGYDVVAVVDDGHRAIEVCRRQLPDVALLDIEMPGLDGLSAARQIAKDPGTPVIILTAHGHPNLIDQAAEDGVFVYKLKPVTSPDLHAAIQMAVARSREVRELRDSVQALEVSLRDRKLIERAKGILMARKGLSEPEAFRFLQRQSQDRRMPMAKLAESIVQADELLEGTSGLA
- a CDS encoding MaoC/PaaZ C-terminal domain-containing protein, whose protein sequence is MSRRSITALRFQDLAVGDEWESPARTITQADVAAFAGLSGDYNPLHMDHEAAAAGPFGAPVAHGLLGLAVSSGLASNAPRVETLAFLCVIRWEFLRPIRFNDTVHVLTRVEALESRARGRRGLVTWRRQVIDQAGQVLQDGTIQTLVRGRDAVEPESGE
- a CDS encoding SDR family oxidoreductase, which encodes MFDVREIALVTGSGRGIGLGIARALAGAGLKVILADLDIASARESAAELGPDALALELDVSKSAGWVSAIEAIRARYGRLDVLVNNAGISPRGTPETTDEELWDRTMGINLKGAWLGIKAALPLLKATRGTVINIGSTRATRPLPGLFAYGTSKAGLLGLTRQMAAEYLAEGVTCNMVAPGWVDTPGERILQRSHGVANFPEGLQNLITTDEVGAAVAYLISPLARKINGIILYLDAGLHVADDAGMVYLPGISHGRYTQTGMD
- a CDS encoding aldolase/citrate lyase family protein, with the protein product MKVNQVKQALKRGEPQVGTWLSLGSVVAARFLARTGLPWLTVDMEHSHVDLQTAAMMFGAIADAGCVPLARIPASKHEYVKQVLDCGAMGIVVPMVMTAAEAAAMVAATRYAPQGNRSVGGGLHAMNYGATADEYYRRANDEILVVIQTEHIDAVNIADEIYAVPGIDAIFVGPNDLAATLRDPDGTPPSAELMEQTLTRIKQAADRQGVPCGLHVTSIEAAKKRVEQGWKFIAVGSELKMILDGATELVRATNPGCDVTELAKY